One region of Armigeres subalbatus isolate Guangzhou_Male chromosome 3, GZ_Asu_2, whole genome shotgun sequence genomic DNA includes:
- the LOC134226501 gene encoding methionine synthase reductase-like has translation MNLSDIIQQYSNIAIKLPPVNITYIKTSYSDDYQEIPSEPKHSQINCCQPFEATGVFEYAINSYKIIAQGEDIKTVYDLTLTTESRTDHAYHPGDTVGILTKNFDNDVSNLLNHLELESFADRTIRIEIDPSTKKKAAKLPSYVPSTVQIVKLFTECLDLKAIPKKLFIRALLDHTTDEIEQKFLSLLCSKEGRVYDDIILEPRLSFIALLKSIPNCKPPISILIEHLPRLMPRPYSIANYHDGTGQQSHKLRIIFSLNEDRPGLTTTMLRKCCLDRHSIFLYFRKSTRFVYVDDDIQNEVVMVGVGTGIAPYLSFLEKRSLALKRNALNNAWLIAGFRYEKSSYICRDELEQYGKERILSNRTVAFSRDPGAQFRYVQDLMEANKEALVKLLCSADSKFYVCGDGKMMLPQVGRKLSEIVSSVQGITQEESDSIITELKKSNRYIEDIWL, from the exons ATGAATCTAAGCGATATCATACAACAATATTCTAATATAGCAATAAAGCTACCACCGGTTAATATAACATATATTAAAACATCATATTCCGACGATTATCAG GAGATTCCGAGTGAACCTAAGCATTCGCAAATCAACTGCTGTCAACCTTTCGAAGCGACGGGCGTGTTCGAGTATGCAATAAATAGCTACAAAATCATTGCCCAAGGTGAAGATATTAAAACCGTGTACGACTTAACACTCACAACCGAATCCAGAACTGATCATGCATACCATCCTGGCGACACAGTGGGAATATTGACAAAGAATTTCGACAATGATGTGAGCAATTTATTGAATCATTTGGAATTGGAATCCTTTGCTGATCGCACCATCCGAATTGAAATTGACCCTTCCACCAAAAAGAAAGCAGCAAAACTTCCGTCGTACGTACCATCGACTGTACAGATCGTAAAGCTTTTCACGGAATGTCTTGATCTGAAAGCAATTCCCAAAAAG TTATTCATTCGAGCTCTGCTAGATCACACAACAGATGAAATAGAACAGAAATTCTTATCGTTGTTATGCAGCAAAGAAGGACGGGTCTACGATGACATTATCCTGGAGCCAAGGTTGAGTTTCATCGCATTACTAAAGAGTATTCCAAACTGTAAACCACCCATATCGATCCTAATAGAGCATCTACCACGTTTAATGCCACGCCCATATTCCATTGCTAACTACCACGATGGAACAGGACAGCAATCGCACAAGCTAAGAATAATTTTCTCACTGAATGAAGATCGCCCAGGGTTGACAACTACAATGCTGAGAAAATGTTGCCTCGATAGACATTCCATATTTCTATACTTTAGAAAATCGACGCGATTCGTCTACGTGGACGATGATATTCAAAACGAAGTTGTCATGGTAGGAGTAGGCACGGGAATTGCACCGTACTTAAGTTTTCTCGAGAAACGGTCCCTGGCATTGAAGCGAAATGCGCTGAACAACGCATGGCTCATCGCTGGATTCCGGTACGAGAAGTCCAGTTACATTTGCCGCGACGAACTTGAACAATACGGTAAGGAAAGGATTCTGAGTAATCGCACGGTGGCATTTTCGAGGGATCCTGGAGCACAGTTTCGCTACGTTCAAGACTTGATGGAAGCAAATAAAGAAGCATTGGTAAAGTTGCTTTGTAGTGCCGACAGTAAGTTCTACGTTTGCGGCGATGGCAAAATGATGTTGCCTCAAGTCGGACGTAAATTATCCGAGATAGTCAGTTCTGTTCAAGGTATCACGCAGGAGGAATCCGATTCCATCATTACTGAACTTAAAAAGTCGAACAGATACATTGAAGACATTTGGCTTTGA
- the LOC134224627 gene encoding serine/threonine-protein kinase PAK 3, protein MMKSLFGRKTAKDNDRNKISEIGLPTNVVHGIHVSKNKLTGDLEGLPKAWIRLMDASITHDEQSKNPEAAYQAVKFYNYSIKKKEQAEPFKPFITEDAIHEETESIDQFLDMKNAHKSEDSIESEENYAEVSPPPPPLPKKAMTLPPKPQVMPKPKNYPRMTKGFQNLNLLESGNKETMIIHSNSTTLDNHKSAYDLVNKVDLDAENELILRPKEQNVRTPKTDMQVYNELKRICNMNDPLERYEKTVEVGKGASGVVFIANDRHTSQKVAIKTIDMKNQSSKESILNEINVLKDFNHRNLVNFLEAYYIETVDHLWVILEYMDGGPLTDVVTETVMKDRQIAAVCREVLQAISFLHSKGIIHRDIKSDNVLLGMDGSVKVTDFGFCANIEGDEKRQTMVGTPYWMAPEVVTRKQYGKKVDIWSLGIMAIEMIEGQPPYLNQAPLRALYLIAANGRPDVKSWDNLSDNLKDFLDRCLQVEVDQRASADELLQHPFLQDCMELRTLTPLIKAARRLLKRDNYS, encoded by the coding sequence ATGATGAAAAGTTTGTTCGGCAGGAAAACTGCCAAAGACAATGACAGAAACAAAATATCCGAGATTGGATTGCCCACAAATGTGGTGCACGGAATACATGTCAGCAAAAATAAGCTTACCGGTGATTTGGAAGGTCTGCCAAAAGCATGGATCAGGCTTATGGATGCATCCATCACGCATGACGAACAGAGTAAAAACCCAGAAGCCGCATACCAGGCAGTCAAATTTTACAATTACTCGATCAAGAAAAAGGAACAAGCAGAACCGTTTAAGCCATTTATAACCGAAGATGCCATCCACGAGGAAACCGAATCAATCGATCAGTTTTTGGACATGAAAAATGCCCACAAAAGTGAGGATTCTATTGAAAGCGAGGAAAACTATGCAGAAGTTTCACCTCCACCACCTCCACTACCGAAGAAGGCAATGACCTTACCTCCAAAGCCACAGGTAATGCCCAAGCCGAAGAACTACCCAAGAATGACTAAAGGCTTCCAGAATTTGAACTTGCTGGAAAGTGGGAATAAGGAAACTATGATTATTCACAGCAATAGCACCACATTGGATAATCATAAAAGTGCATACGATTTAGTCAACAAAGTCGATTTAGATGCAGAAAATGAGCTCATACTGAGGCCAAAGGAGCAAAATGTCCGTACACCGAAGACAGACATGCAAGTTTACAACGAGCTAAAACGAATTTGCAATATGAACGATCCATTGGAGCGATACGAGAAAACTGTCGAAGTCGGTAAAGGTGCTTCTGGAGTGGTATTTATAGCCAATGATCGTCATACTTCTCAAAAAGTTGCGATCAAAACAATCGATATGAAAAATCAATCATCCAAAGAATCCATCCTCAATGAAATTAATGTACTGAAAGACTTCAATCACAGAAATTTGGTGAATTTCTTAGAGGCTTACTATATAGAAACGGTTGATCATCTGTGGGTCATTCTTGAGTACATGGACGGAGGACCATTGACAGATGTAGTCACAGAAACGGTGATGAAAGACCGCCAAATTGCCGCAGTCTGCCGTGAGGTTCTACAGGCAATCAGCTTCCTTCATTCGAAAGGGATCATACATCGAGATATTAAATCAGACAACGTGCTGCTCGGAATGGACGGATCGGTTAAAGTGACTGATTTTGGATTTTGTGCCAACATCGAAGGCGATGAGAAGCGTCAAACTATGGTTGGAACACCGTATTGGATGGCTCCGGAAGTAGTGACCCGAAAGCAATACGGAAAGAAGGTCGATATTTGGTCGCTGGGAATCATGGCAATAGAGATGATCGAAGGACAACCACCATATCTAAATCAGGCTCCTCTGCGTGCGCTCTATCTAATTGCCGCGAATGGGCGGCCTGACGTAAAGAGTTGGGATAATCTGTCGGACAATCTGAAAGACTTCCTGGACCGCTGTCTTCAAGTGGAAGTGGACCAACGAGCATCGGCTGACGAATTGCTGCAACACCCGTTCCTGCAGGACTGCATGGAGCTGCGGACCCTGACTCCATTAATCAAAGCTGCCCGAAGGTTGCTGAAGCGGGACAACTATAGCTAA